The following are encoded together in the Thiobacillus sp. SCUT-2 genome:
- a CDS encoding helix-hairpin-helix domain-containing protein, whose translation MSAPLALSPGPSTRKEYADGYPAAAQRPFRCLASGRGVNVPHPPALRLGLRMVSGFSLEGAARLIAARAQRPFDSVDDLATRGGLDPRDLKCLAAAGALARLAGHRRKAYWDVAGIERASPLAMARAQEPQPDLFPLTEGQDLVADYASLGLSLGRHPLALLRERLRHDRLLTAEELRQLPHGRLARAAGLVLNRQRPGTASGVTFLTLEDETGHVNVVVWRDLAERQRRELLGARLLAVYGTLERQGEVTHLVAGHLRDLTPLLGNLMTHSRDFH comes from the coding sequence ATGAGCGCTCCGCTTGCCCTCTCCCCCGGCCCCTCTACCCGCAAGGAGTACGCCGATGGGTACCCCGCTGCTGCACAGCGACCCTTTCGCTGTCTCGCGAGCGGGAGAGGGGTGAATGTGCCTCACCCGCCCGCCCTCCGCCTCGGCCTGCGCATGGTCAGCGGCTTCTCGCTCGAAGGCGCGGCGCGCCTGATCGCGGCGCGCGCGCAGCGACCCTTCGACAGCGTCGACGATCTCGCGACCCGCGGCGGGCTCGACCCGCGCGACCTCAAGTGCCTCGCCGCCGCCGGCGCGCTCGCCCGCCTGGCCGGCCACCGGCGCAAGGCGTACTGGGACGTGGCCGGCATCGAGCGGGCCAGCCCGCTCGCCATGGCGCGCGCGCAGGAGCCGCAGCCCGATCTGTTCCCTTTGACCGAAGGCCAGGATCTCGTCGCCGACTACGCCAGCCTCGGCCTGTCGCTCGGTCGCCATCCGCTCGCGCTGCTGCGCGAGCGCCTGCGGCACGATCGCCTGCTCACCGCCGAAGAGCTGAGGCAGCTGCCGCACGGCCGTCTCGCGCGCGCCGCCGGCCTCGTCCTCAACCGCCAGCGACCCGGCACGGCGAGCGGCGTCACCTTCCTTACGCTGGAGGACGAGACCGGCCACGTCAACGTCGTCGTCTGGCGCGACCTCGCCGAGCGGCAGCGCCGCGAGCTGCTCGGCGCGCGCCTGCTGGCGGTGTACGGCACGCTGGAGCGGCAGGGCGAGGTCACGCATCTGGTCGCCGGCCACCTGCGGGACCTGACGCCGCTCCTCGGGAACTTGATGACGCATTCGCGGGACTTTCATTAG
- a CDS encoding endonuclease domain-containing protein: MTKPESSTLTKAKSLRTHQTEAEARLWYHLRAHRFMGLKFKRQKPVGRYIVDFICWERRLIVELDGGQHAGQSSYDRQRDAWLRSQGYTVLRFWNHEVMQEMEAVLERMRCVIESSSQGEKGRITPGGTGYQASPLPLAGEG; encoded by the coding sequence ATGACAAAGCCAGAATCATCCACCCTGACAAAAGCCAAGTCCCTGCGCACCCACCAGACCGAAGCCGAAGCGCGCCTCTGGTACCACCTGCGCGCGCATCGCTTCATGGGCCTGAAATTCAAGCGGCAGAAGCCTGTCGGTCGCTACATCGTCGATTTCATCTGCTGGGAGCGGCGCTTGATCGTCGAACTCGACGGCGGCCAGCATGCCGGGCAGTCGAGCTACGACCGGCAGCGCGACGCCTGGCTGCGCAGCCAGGGGTACACGGTGCTGCGCTTCTGGAATCACGAGGTGATGCAGGAGATGGAAGCGGTGCTGGAGCGGATGCGTTGTGTCATCGAATCATCTTCCCAAGGTGAGAAGGGGCGGATTACGCCCGGAGGAACTGGCTACCAAGCATCCCCTCTCCCGCTTGCGGGAGAGGGGTAG